In the Silurus meridionalis isolate SWU-2019-XX chromosome 6, ASM1480568v1, whole genome shotgun sequence genome, one interval contains:
- the LOC124387038 gene encoding butyrophilin subfamily 1 member A1-like, whose amino-acid sequence MFLCVTLLILYRVMESQSEQLQVVGSAVPLVAVAGEDLVLPCFIKPNTSAVDMTVGWMKLEKGASLVHLYKDHEDRNENQAQLYRGRTSLFEEELQKGNASLKLSALRVSDAGKYKCLIEYKSWYDDVTVHVTVEAQGSHPVITMESYDNSGGIHLVCESRGWIPEPEVLWLDKEGATLPTEDTQIHRDTDGFSVTHRINVYDYSDSNRFYCRLQQKHHMMETEIIINRKVFDIWKWIVGISVSACLIAVGLIITAVLCYKKEMQRQRVEDELKKRRDTQSCRDREWKMSL is encoded by the exons atgtttttgtgtgtgactCTCCTGATTCTCTACAGAGTTATGGAATCACAATCAG AACAATTACAGGTGGTTGGTTCAGCAGTTCCTCTTGTTGCTGTAGCTGGTGAAGATCTGGTTCTGCCCTGTTTTATCAAACCCAACACCAGTGCTGTGGACATGACAGTGGGGTGGATGAAACTGGAAAAAGGGGCTTCATTAGTGCATCTCTATAAGGATCATGAAGACAGAAATGAAAATCAGGCTCAGCTTTACagaggaagaacatcactgtttGAAGAAGAGCTACAGAAAGGCAATGCTTCACTCAAACTCTCAGCTCTCAGAGTCTCTGATGCAGGAAAATATAAGTGTCTCATTGAGTACAAATCCTGGTATGATGACGTCACTGTTCATGTCACTGTAGAGG CTCAGGGAAGCCACCCGGTAATCACGATGGAGAGTTATGATAACTCAGGAGGGATTCATTTAGTGTGTGAGTCCAGAGGCTGGATCCCTGAACCTGAGGTTCTGTGGCTGGACAAAGAAGGAGCCACTCTGCCTACAGAAGACACACAAATCCACAGAGACACTGATGGATTCAGTGTGACACACCGCATCAATGTTTATGATTATAGTGACTCTAACAGATTTTATTGCAGACTTCAGCAAAAACATCACATGATGGAGACAGAGATCATCATTAATC GTAAAGTTTTTGATATTTGGAAGTGGATTGTCGGCATTTCAGTTTCCGCATGTCTTATTGCTGTCGGATTAATTATAACTGCAGTCCTCTGTTACAAGAAag aGATGCAGAGACAGAGAGTGGAAGACG AGCTTAAAAAGAGAAGAGATACGCAG AGCTGCAGAGACAGAGAGTGGAAGATG AGtttataa